The following proteins come from a genomic window of Salminus brasiliensis chromosome 15, fSalBra1.hap2, whole genome shotgun sequence:
- the LOC140535968 gene encoding fish-egg lectin-like codes for MERPAVLFVLLNLWTTSLALECKLVQGSLKQIDAGNGQVFGVNTNNDIFTLYGSIWTQVPGSLKHVSVGPAGVWGVNANNYILRLDEGDWVIVPGLLKQVDAGGLASPAGVNMNDDVFCLLGGKGASWTNIPGKLKYYSCGPTSCWGVNGADNIFIMKGVTSTACVGSLLWEQVPGYLSMIEVSTDGKVYGVNSNGDIFIRDGIASATPAGTGWRQIAYPQKAKHLSYDLGHLWVIATDNTINDCTE; via the exons ATGGAGAGACCAGCTGTCCTCTTTGTGCTCCTCAACCTCTGGACAACCTCTCTGG CTCTAGAGTGTAAACTGGTACAAGGCAGCCTGAAGCAGATTGATGCTGGAAATGGTCAGGTGTTTGGAGTCAACACAAACAATGACATCTTCACCCTGTACGGTAGCATTTGGACGCAGGTTCCTGGATCTCTGAAGCATGTCAGTGTGGGACCTGCTGGCGTCTGGGGAGTCAATGCAAACAACTACATCTTAAGACTTGATGAAGGAGACTGGGTCATTGTCCCGG GCCTCCTGAAACAGGTTGATGCGGGAGGATTGGCCTCCCCAGCAGGAGTCAATATGAACGATGACGTCTTCTGCCTTCTTGGGGGGAAAGGTGCTTCCTGGACAAATATCCCAGGAAAGCTGAAGTACTACAGCTGTGGACCGACCAGCTGCTGGGGGGTGAATGGTGCAGACAACATCTTCATTATGAAG GGCGTGACTTCAACTGCTTGTGTTGGCTCCCTACTCTGGGAGCAAGTACCTGGATATCTTTCCATGATTGAAGTGTCAACTGATGGAAAAGTCTATGGGGTGAATTCCAATGGAGACATATTCATCAG AGATGGCATTGCATCAGCTACCCCTGCTGGCACTGGATGGCGCCAAATCGCATATCCTCAGAAAGCCAAACACCTGTCCTACGATCTCGGCCACCTGTGGGTCATTGCCACTGACAACACCATCAATGACTGCACTGAATAA
- the LOC140535898 gene encoding fish-egg lectin-like, with protein MERPAVLFVLLNLWTTSLALECKLVRGSLKQIDAGNGQVFGVNTNNDIFTLYGSIWTQVPGSLKHVSVGPAGVWGVNANNYILRLDEGDWLIVPGLLKQVDAGGLGSPAGVNMYDDIFCLLGGKGASWTHIPGKLKYYSCGPTSCWGVNGADNIFIMKGVTSTACVGSLNWEQVPGYLSMIEVSTDGQVYGVNSNGDIFTRDGIAPDTPAGTGWRQIAYPQKAKHVSYDLGHLWVIATDNTINECTE; from the exons ATGGAGAGACCAGCTGTCCTCTTTGTGCTCCTCAACCTCTGGACAACCTCTCTGG CTCTAGAGTGTAAACTGGTACGAGGCAGCCTGAAGCAGATTGATGCTGGAAATGGTCAGGTGTTTGGAGTCAACACAAACAATGACATCTTCACCCTGTACGGTAGCATTTGGACGCAGGTTCCTGGATCTCTGAAGCATGTCAGTGTGGGACCTGCTGGCGTCTGGGGAGTCAATGCAAACAACTACATCTTAAGACTTGATGAAGGAGACTGGCTCATTGTCCCGG GCCTCCTGAAACAGGTTGATGCGGGAGGATTGGGCTCCCCAGCAGGAGTCAACATGTATGATGACATCTTCTGCCTTCTTGGGGGGAAAGGTGCTTCCTGGACACATATCCCAGGAAAGCTGAAGTACTACAGCTGTGGACCGACCAGCTGTTGGGGGGTGAATGGTGCAGACAACATCTTCATTATGAAG GGCGTGACTTCAACTGCTTGTGTTGGCTCCCTAAACTGGGAGCAGGTACCTGGATATCTTTCCATGATTGAAGTGTCAACTGATGGACAAGTCTACGGGGTGAATTCCAATGGAGATATCTTCACCAG AGATGGCATTGCACCAGATACCCCTGCTGGCACTGGATGGCGCCAAATCGCATATCCTCAGAAAGCCAAACACGTGTCCTACGATCTCGGCCACCTGTGGGTCATTGCCACTGACAACACCATCAATGAATgcactgaataa